The stretch of DNA GGGACAGCTCATTGCTTGGAACAAATTCCGGTACTATTTTCATGGCAGGATTCAACGACTTTTACTATACATTTAGCCCGACAATAGCAGACTGGGAAAGACAAAGCCCTGCATTCCGCGAACTAGTAAAAATCACAATCACTCCAATGTTATCAACATTGTCAATTTTGCAGTTTGCTGACATTGATTCAGAGCAGGAAATGCTTGGATATGGAATTGGACTCATTCTACTAAATGCAGGAATCTACTTTGTAGCACCAGCTATCATACTGGTAAAAACAAGAAAATATCTGAAATTCTAGGCAGCCCGTGGCTCTAGGTATTTCTTTTTTGCAGCAGAGACTGCTGTTATGCCAAGACCCAATGCAAAAAACACCAGGTACGGCATGGCGTTTCCGGAAAACTCTGAGATCAAGCCTGCAGCAATTGGGCCAATCGACCAGCCTATTCCAAATGTAGTCTCGTACGCACCAATTGTGATTCCTTGCGTTTCCTTTGATGTCTTTCTTAGAATTATCTCCAGTGTAAGTGGAAAGATAATGGAAAACCCAAAGCCCATCAGTAGCATTGCAACAGAAAATTCTAGCATGGAATGAGACACAAACGATATTGCAAGGCCTGCAGCTATGGTGCCAGTTGACGCAACCAAGGTGGCACTAGTGTGGCGCGCAAGTCTGTCTGTTAGTGCCAGTGTTACAACACGAGATGCGCCAAAGACAAAATACAATATTTCTATTTCCGTTGCCGACATGGTCCTATCATTTAGAAACGCAGGATAAATTGTCAAAATCATTCCAAACGAAGAAGCACAATAAATTAAAATCATGATAATGACTGGGAATTTTACCACCTGCTTTATTGCAGAAAGCGAAAACGTGCTGTTTTCTTTTTGGATGTGCTTTTTTGTCAGCTGTATGGAAAAGATAATTGCGGATGCCATCACAAACGTTGCAATCTCAAATAGTGCTCTGTATGATACGTCGAGGCCTTCCAAAAGGAACGTGCCAATTAGCGGCCCAATCATGAATCCTGCGACAAAAAACCCTGTAAACCTTGCAATGTTCTTGACCCTGGCGTTGCCCTCACTTGCACCAGAAATGATTGCCTCTGCAGGTGGCCAAAAAAAAGCATGCGCAACTCCTGTTATTGCACGCAAGATCATCACCTCTGGTACTGTCTTTGCCAAAGAAAGCAAGAACACGGATGCGGTGTTTATTGTAACTCCTATGCACAGCAACACTCCACTGTTGAATCTATGAAGCAACATTCCAACAAAAACCGGAATCAGCATGTATGGGACAAAGTTTGCAAGGCCGATAAGGCCCAGCTCTGCATATGATGCGCCGATTTCGTTTTTGGCAAAAATTGGCACGATTGGATTATGAATACCATAGGATACTCCAATCAAAAGACCCGTGATGTTTAGCAGTAGAATAATTCTATTCATTTGTATGCTGCAACCATTATTGCGCCGCCCATCAGATCAGTGTCAAATTCCACATGCGAGAATTTCTCTAAGAGTAATCCTTTCAGCTTTTTGTTTTGCGGCCAGCGCTTGTATGTGCCGTATAGCGTGCCAAACTTGAGCCCAAGCCTTCCGCCTACAATAAACGCAATTATGGGCAATATTGCCCTCAGATAAAATGAGACACCAGCCCGCGCCACTGCACCATCTGGCTTTCCCAAATCCACTATGACAAACCGTCCGCCTTTTTTTAAAACTCGGTGGATTTCTGAAATTGCAATTCTCAGGTTTATTGCATCGCGCAATGAATATCCGCACAACACTGCATCGAATTGTTCTTCCTTGAATGGAATGTGCTCAAAGACACCACATGACATGTCTGGCGTTTTTGCAAAATACGTGCTGGTGTTCTTTAGCATCGGTACCAACGGATCATAAAGAGTAATGGTGATGTCTCCATTGCAGATCTTCTCTGCGGTCTTGGACATGTTGCCAAACCCCGAGCCCGCATCCAAGATATTATTTCCTGGAATGACTCTGTTTGTGATTCCGCGGATTCGATGTTCTTTGTCTTTTCCCAGTGAAATGTACGAGTTTACCTTGTCATAAATTGGAATTATCTGGCGCAGTACCTCGATTACCTCGCCCCAATAGCTACCTAGGCCCATTGGCTTGGATAAAACTCTGACATAATTTGTAGTAACTAGACTAGTTTGGCTTGGGGTATTTGGTCTTGGCTGCAGCAGAGTATTTTTCAACATCTGCGTCGCTTACCTTTTCTAAAATTCTGTTCTGTTTTGTGATTCGGGACATTTTGATGCTTTTTTCCTCCTTTGCCTCTGCTCGCAGTTCTATTGCGGCAATTGCTAGAGCAGATGCGTCCTCTAGCGACATCTCGTCGGCATAGTTTTTCTCCAAGAATGTGTTTACGTCGTCGGCTCCTGCGCCAATTGCGACTGCTGCATACGAGACAAACGTTCCTGAAGGGTCGGTAACGTAGATTCTGTTTCCACTCTGGTCCACGCCAGAAATGATTAGTGCTACGCCAAATGGCCTCACACCTGAATACTGAGTATATTGATGGCATCTGTCTGCTAGGTGCTTTGCCACTGTTTCCACTTCGACTTCCTCGTCATAGATCAGCTTGTGGCTTTGGGAAAATGTTCTTGCATCATCGACTTGGACTCGGGCATCTGGGATGTAGCCGGCTGCTGCAATTCCAATATGATCATCTACTTGGAATATTTTTTGTGTAATGCCGGAAACTTGGAGTTTTCTTGGGATCTCTTCTACTGCCATTACTACTCCGTCCTTGCTTTTGACACCTACTGCGAGTGTTCCGCGCTTTACTGTTTCAATTGCGTACTCTACTTGGTATATTCTTCCATCTGGTGAATACATCGTAGGCGTCATGTCGTATCCGCGTGCTGGCATCATAATACAAAAACTAAATTTTTTGTCAATTTAAGCGTTAGTTGGGTGATTCAGCCTCCGGCCAGTGCAAATTGGAAGAGATTTGGAAATAGTGTTTTAAGCAAAACCCGTCTTGATCGTATCGTGAGCCTAGAGCAGCTGGATCAGATCAAAGAAATGGTTGCCCGCAAATCTGGATCTGCAAGGATACCGGATCGCGACGCAAAGCGGCTTCTCCTCTATGTCTTTACAGGCACTAGGGGCGGATTTACCAGACTTCAGATAATTAGGATATTATCCGATACTCCAATGAACCCAAACCAGCTTGCACAGGAAATGGGCCTGGACTACAAGGCAATTGCGCATCATCTCAATGCTTTATCCAAAAACAACCTGGTCACAAAGCTTGGAGAAAAATACGGAGCTACGTATCATTTGTCTAATTATTTGGAGGCAAACATCTTGGCGCTAGATGACGTAGTTGCAAAACTTGCACGACAAATGTCCCGCAAAATAGTCTATATCTGAATCGCAATTACAACTGGGTCTTCTTTTTTGATGAACATGCCTACAAGCTTTGCTCGCAGGCCGTACTTTTTGTGACGCAGTTTTATTGCGTTTTGTGTCTCGGATTCGGTTGCAAATCTTGCTGTTCCGTCAATCCACTCTCCTTTTGACTCGCCGCGCATTCCGCAAGGCATTATCTTTACTGACTGGTTGTTTTTGAGTCGCTTTACCTTGCCGGTATTTTTTGTGGTCAGAACAAACACTAGCCCGTCTGAAACCATAAACCAGACTGGTGTCTTGACTCCCTGGCCATTCTTTTTGTAGGTCTCCAAATTGATGTACTTGTGTTTGTCTAGGATTGCCAAGTTATCAGAGCTCATCACTATGTGATGATGCGATCAAATATTTTAGGGTAAACAATTCTCAACAGACTTAAATAGAATTTGGATTCAGGGATCTCGATCAAATTGGTTCAGGCAGATCCATTCAAGAATGCATTAAAACAACTCGATGATGCTTGCTCAATTCTGAAAATTGACAAAGGCACTAGAGACTATCTTGCAGAGCCAAACAAAGTCTTGCGTGTAAAGCTTCCAGTGAAAATGGACAACGGAAAAATCCGAACATTCATTGGATTTAGAAGCCAGCACAACAACGACCGCGGCCCATACAAGGGAGGAATCAGATACTTTGATCCAGAAGGCGGAGTCGAATACATGGAAAAGGAAGTTAAGGCGCTGTCGTCTTGGATGACTTGGAAGTGCGCAGTAGTCGACGTACCTCTGGGCGGGGGAAAGGGCGGAATCTTTGTCAATCCCAAAAAAGAAAAGCTATCAGAAGGCGAACTTGAAAGACTGACAAGAAGATTCGCGTATGCAATCTCTGAGATAATCGGCCCACAAAAAGACATTCCAGCACCCGACGTGTATACGACAGGCAAGGAAATGTCACAGATAATGGATGTTTACGGCAAACTAGCTGGCAATGAATATCAGCCAGGAGTAATCACCGGCAAACCACTATCGCTTGGCGGCTCTCTTGCAAGAAACGTTGCAACAGGATTGGGATGCGCATACTGTATCCGAGACGCTGCAAAGACAATTGGGCTGAAGCTCAAGGGAGCAAAGGTTGTCATTCAGGGATATGGCAACGCAGGAACATTTGCTGCAGAATACCTAGAGAAGATGGGTGCAAAAATAATCGCAGTAAGTGACACAAAAGGCTCTATCATAAATCCAAAAGGCTTGGATTCCAAAAAGGTCCTGGAATTCAAAAACAAGACAGGCTCCGTAGTGGGATATCCAGGAAGCAAGAAAATCACAACAGAACAACTGCTCACAACAAAGTGCGACGTCTTGGTTCCAGCAGCATTGGAAAACCAGATCAACGCATCGATTGCAAAAAAACTGCAATGCAGAATCATTGCCGAAGCTGCAAATGGTCCGACAATGCCGGAAGCAGACCCAATCATTTACCAGAAAAAGATCCTAGTCATTCCCGACATCTTGGCAAACTCTGGTGGTGTTTGTATCTCTTATTTGGAATGGGTACAAAACAACATGGGATATTATTGGTCGTTTGACGAAGTGGCAAAAAAGATGGAAGACCACATTACACGCGGACTGCGCGACACACTAGCACTGTCCAAAAAGCACAAAATCGACATGAGACGTGCAGCAATGGTACTTGCAGTGGGACGAGTTGTAGAAGCATTCAAAGCTAAAGGCCTCTGGCCATAAACTTTTCTATTTTTATCATAACCTAAAATTATGCCTAGTCTGACGCTAAATCCATGGCAAACAGGCACACCATAATAGTAATTGCGTCAATTATCGTAATTGCAGGCTCACTTGGATATTCGTCAGTTAATGCCATTTCCGCCCACGGCTTGGAGTTTTCGTGGCCTGGCAAGTCGTTTGACTTTCTCTCTGTTATGACTGACAAGACTGTAAATGTGTGCAATCCATCTGGCTTGCCTGCATCGTTTTCCAAATACTCTTTTACGATATTCTATGACGGAAATGATCTTGGCACATTTAGCACCGGCAGGGGAGGCCTGGGGCCAAACAGCGACGGAGTTGTGTTTGGCAAATTCGAGTCAGGCGACGACAGAATGGCAAGCCTGTTCTTTTCATTTTTGGACACTGAAACAGGCGGAACGGATGTGACTAGAATAAACACTGACAAAATCAAAGTTACCACACAGCTGGAGTCCACCATACTTTGGGTAGTGCCGCATATTATCACACAGGAATATTCTGGCGTGGAATTCATTAATATGATAAACAAGCCGACAAGCTGCGAAAAATAATGTCTGACGTGCTGGTGATAAAAAATGCGGGCCTAGAAGGCCCAGGTACAATAGGGGAGCTGTTAGAGTCTGACGGATATAATCTACAGATAGTTTCTGCAAAAAGGCAAAAGATTCCAGAACTGGATCATGCAATGGTCTTGGTCCTGGGCGCACCAGAGAGTGCAAACGATGATCTGCAGTATCTCAGAGACGAGATGTCGCTAATACAAGCAGCAGTGCAAAAAAACATTCCGACACTTGGGGTCTGCCTTGGCTCGCAGCTCATCGCAAAAGCATTTGGCGCTAAAGTATATCCTGGGCCAAAAAAAGAGATTGGATTCTACCATGATGTAACACCAGACAAGGCGGCAAAATCGAGCCTGTTTTCTGGCATGTCTGATCCGTTTTCTGTATTTCACTGGCATGGCGACACATTTGACATTCCTTCAGGCGGGCAGCGCCTTGCATATTCTGAATTATACAACCAGGCATTCCAGTATGGCTCGGCAGTAGCGGTGCAATTTCATCTGGAAGTGGATTCGGAGATCATACGATCCTGGCTTGATAACACGCAAGAAAATCTGAATGTGTCATATCTGGATCCAAAAAAAATCCGATCAGACATTGATGATAATATCAACACAATACAACAAAACATGAAATTATTTTACAAAAACTTCAAGTCAGAATTCAAGCTCTGACACAAAATTTAATATATTGAGCGAGGGTGTGTCCGATCACCTTATGAACACGCAAAAAATTTTTGATGAAACAATGAAGACAGACCACAAGGTCATAACAGAAGAAGTCTCTAAATCAATTCTAAAATCATACGGAGTCAAAGTCCCTCCATATGCACTTGCAAAGACTGCAAAAGAAGCAGTCAAGGCATCGAAGAAAATAGGTTTCCCACTAGTAATGAAAATTGTCTCGCCGCAAATCCTGCACAAAACAGATGCAGGGGGAGTCAAAGTCGGCGTTGCAAATGAAAAAGAGGTAAGAAAAACTTTTGATCAAATTCTAAAGAGCGTCAAAAAATACAACAAGAAGGCCGAAATCAAAGGAGTCCTCCTAGAAAAGATGGTCCCAAAAGGAGTCGAAATGATTGTAGGACTGCAGGTAGATCCGCAGTTTGGTCCAGTTATAATGGCAGGCCTGGGCGGTGTCATGACAGAGGTATTCAAGGACGTGGCATGGAGAATGCTGCCAATCACGGAAGCAGACGCAAAATCCATGATAGAGGAACTAAAGTCATCCAAATTATTCAAGGGCTTCAGAGGAAGCGCGCCAATCAACATGGACATGGTGGCAAAGGCCCTAGTCCAAATAGGCAAAATAGGCACGTACAATGCTTCCTACATCAACAGCATTGACTTTAACCCTATAGTGGTGTATCCAAAGTCCTACTATGTCGTTGACGCAAAGATAATCCTGGCAAAAGAGCCAAACAAAAACGCAATATCTACTGCACAGCCAAACGCCGAATTCATGGAGAAGTTTTTCACTCCTTCCTCAGTGGCGCTGGTTGGCGCATCTGCAACACCAGGCAAAGTGGGCAACTCTGTACTAGATAGCCTTGCAAAGCACGACTACAAGGGTACAGTATATCCGATTAATCCAAAGTCGGAGGAAATACTTGGGGTAAAGTGCTATCCTACAATTGAGGCAATCCCGGGAAACGTAGACCTAGTAGTGGTCTGTGTTGATCTTTCTGTAACACCGCCAGTACTGGAATCCTGCGCAAAGAAGGGAATCCACAATGTCGTCATAGTATCTGGTGGAGGAAAGGAGCTTGGTGGCGAGCGAGCTGCATATGAAGCCCAAGTAAAGGAACTATCAGAAAAGCACAAAATCAGAATTATCGGTCCAAACTGCATTGGAATGTTCAATGCCGCAAACAGGCTGGACTGCGCATTTCAGGGCCAGGAAAGAATGGTCCGAGCAAAACTTGGAAACGTCGCGTTACTATCGCAATCTGGAACCATGGGGATCAGTTTCCTAGAATCTGCTGACTCGTTTGGCCTATCCAAAATGGTCAGCTATGGAAACCGCTCTGATGTAGATGAAGCAGACATGATCTGGTATCTGGCATCAGACCCGCAAACCAAAGTAATTGCTCTATACGTAGAAGGCTTTGGAGATGGACGAAAATTCATCGAGACTGCCAAGCGAGTAATGGCTGAAAAGAAAAAACCAGTTGTAATCTGGAAGAGCGGAAGAACAGAGGCCGGCGCAAAGCAGGCAGCCTCTCACACCGGATCCCTTGGAGGCTCCAATGCTATAATCATGGGCGCATTCAAGCAGGCAGGAATCATCTCAGTTGATAGCTACCAAGAGCTAGTGGCAGTAACAAAAGCACTTGCATGGCAGCCAGCTGCCAAAGGAAACCGAGTCGCAATGTGTAGCAACGGCGCAGGCCCAATGATTGGAGGAATAGACCAGTTTGAGAGACTAGGACTACAACTTGCAACAATCTCTCCAAAAATCCTAGAAGAGATGAAAGCACATTTCCCACCTACATATGTCATCGGCAAGGGCAATCCGGCAGATGTCACAGGAGGCGCAAACGCTGAAGATTACAGATACACCATAGAGAAATTCTATGAGGAGCCAAACGTGGATATTGTGATGCCTTGGTTTGTATTCCAAGACGACCCACTAGAGGAAACCATCATACAACACTTGGCCAACTTCTCAAAGCAACAGAAAAAGCCACTGCTTGTAGGCGGAAACGGAGGCCCGTACACAAAGAAAATCTCTGCGCTAATCGAAAAAGAAGGTGTGCCGGTATATGACGACCTTCGAGACTGGATGGCAGCTGCCTCTGCACTTGCTCAATGGGGCAAGCACCTCTAAAGGTTTATTTCAAGTGTGAATTTTTCCTAGGATCATGGCTTTAGTTACGACTTCAAAATCAAACGGAATTGCTACAGTCAAGATCAACAGGCCAGACAAGCTAAATGCAATGAACACTGATGTTGCACGCGAACTCGTCTCTGTGTTTACACAACTAGACACTGACAATGACGTCAAGGTCATAATCCTCACAGGAGAGGGCGAAAAGGCATTCTCGGCAGGAGCAGACATTGAATACATGTCAAAGATTTCTGCAGACGAATCAGTAGAATATGCAAAACTTGGACAGCTAGTCACCAATACAATAGAGCTGGTGTCCAAGCCGACAATTGCAGCAATCAATGGATTTGCATTGGGCGGAGGATGCGAAGTTGCAATGTCTTGCGATATTAGAATTGCAGCAGACACTGCTCGGATGGGCCAGCCAGAGGTAACAATCGGCATTCCACCAGGATGGGGGGGAACCCAGAGACTGATGAGAATTGTAGGAATTGCAAAGGCAAAGGAGCTTGTCTATACTGGAAAGATGATTAAAGCTGATGAGGCACTGCAAATTGGCCTAGTCAATCAGGTGGTACCGCTGGCATCACTGATGGAAGAGACACTAAATATGGCAAACCAAATTGCGGCAAATTCCGTTTCCGGCGTAAAAATGTCCAAAATAGCAATCAACAAGGGACGAAATGCAGATCTCGACACGGGCCTAGGAATAGAACTGTTGGCGTGGAGAAACTGCTTTACCGATCCAGACAGAGAACAGCGCATGACTGCGTTTGTAAACAAGTCCAAAAAGTAAGCTATACCTAACTTTTCTTTATTATTACTACTATACAATGGGTGAAAAGCTTATTATAATTTGGAACGACTTTGCACTTTATGGCAACTGAACAAACACAAAAACTCGTAACAATCACTCCAAAAGCAGCGGAGAAAATCGTCGAGTTTATGAAAGAAGAAGCAGACAAGCCAGAATACCTGCGAGTATATGTTCAAGGCGGTGGATGCTCGGGCCTTTCCTATGGAATGGGCTTTGAGGCAAAGCCGGAAGAAGATGACACTGTCATCGAAGAGCAAGGAGTCAAACTACTAGTTGACAGCTACTCACAAGAACACCTCAAGGGCGCAAACATCGACTACATCGAGTCTCTGATGGGATCCGGATTTAAGATCAACAATCCAAATGTTACAAAATCCTGCTCTTGCGGACACTCTTTTAGCACCGAATAACTCTTTCATTTTCTCATTTTTGTAATTTTTTACGCGTGGATCATCGTAAGCACTTATATCTGCGAACCGAAGACCAAAGCTATTGATCTTTAGGAGGAGTATTTTCATATGCCACCAACAGGAATTGTCAAATATCACGTTAAGCTATCCTTTGAAGTTGATGGACTCGTTGAAAGAGCAGACATCATAGGCGCAATCTTTGGCCAGACCGAAGGTCTGCTAGGCCCAGAGATGAACCTAAATGAGCTCCAACGGCTATCCAAAGTCGGAAGAATAGAAGTAACTGCGACAAGTACTACGAACACCACTAAAGGCGATGCACTAATACCAATGTCGACTGACGTTGATACCGCATCGCTAATAGCTGCGGCAATTGAAAGTATAGACAAGGTAGGCCCGTTTGACTGCAAGTTCAAGCTTACTGCAATTGAGGATGTACGTGCCACAAAAAAGGACGACATTATCAAGCGCGCAAAAGAGATCAAGCAGCAGTGGGCTACAAAGACCATTTCAGAAGGCGAAACAATGCTCAAGGACATCCACGAGGGAACCTCGACGTCTGGAAAGCTCACTACATACGGTAGGGGCAAACTTCCATGCGGACAGGGAGTCTTTGAGTCTCCTTGGATTATCCTAGTTGAGGGAAGAGCAGACGTCATCAATCTTCTCCGGGCAGGAATTGACAACTCGCTGGCAATAGACGGCGCACGAATCGACGAATCAATTCGGGAATTGTGCGACCAAAAGGACAAAATCGTTGCATTCCTAGACGGAGACAGAGCAGGCGGATTCATACTCAAGGAGCTCAAAAGTGTAGTCGATATTGACGTCGTACACAGAGCACCAGAGGGAGTCGAAGTAGAAGAGCTCACACCGCAGCAAATAGCTGACATACTAAAGCCAACAATTGAGGAAATGAACAACCCCAAGGCAAAGCCAACGCTGACTGACCCCAACGACAAGCCAATGGCAGAGATTGCGGGAAAGACATTTTCGCAAATCAACGAAACGCTAGAAGCAATCGGCCTTGACGCAAGCAAAAATGAGGTCTTTAGGGTTCCAATATCGGAGCTTGTCTCTAAACTTTCAGTTCAAACCGGCATCAAATACCTGATACTTGACGGAATTGTGACACAGAGATTGGTAGATGGAGCAAAGCAGGCAGGCATCGAGTGTGTAATAGGACACAGAGTTGCCAACCTGACTAATAAGGACGGAATCTCGCTCAAAACATTTACCGAACTTGGTGTCGCATAAACTCTTTAACTCTTTTTTCTTTTTTGTTATACCATGACAGAGCTAAAAATCCAGCACCTGATCACGCTTACTGAATTATTATCAAAGGGTGCAAAAAACAACTATGTCACTATTACTACTACAACACTGGGAAAACAAATCGGAAAATCCCAGCAGGCAGCATCAAAACATCTATTGGAGCTAGAGCAGGGCGGATTCATATCTAGAATTACTGCCGGCAGAAAGGTCTCTGTGAAACTCACGCAAAGGGGGCACGAGCAAATCTCTGAAATCTATGGCATTCTAAAAAACAGCCTAGAGGCAACGCCGTCCACAATTGATGTTGACGGTGTACTGGTTGCGGGAATGGGAGAGGGAAAATACTACATGTCGCTCAAGGGATACACAAAACAATTTTTGCACAAAATCGGCTATATTCCTTTTCCTGGCACGCTAAATGTAAAGCTGGACAAAAAAGAGCAGATTGAATCGCTGCGCCAGCTTGCAAACCTGGAAGGAGTCAAAATAGATGGATTCTCTGATGGAAAAAGGACATACGGGTGGGTCAGGTGTTTTACGTGCAAAATAAACGGCAAAGTCGACGCGCAGCTCATACTATTAGAGAGGACTCACCATGATCTGTCCACAATAGAAATAATATCGAAGGCAGAGATTCGCAAAAAACTGGGGCTCAAAGACGGCGCAAGCCTCTCAATTAGAATCACAGTCTAGATTCCGTGCAGCGCCTCGCCGTACTCTTTTTCTATCTTGGAGCTGGAATATTCCGGAATTGGGGACTGGAGCCTTGCCACCCGAACATTTAGGCCGAGGCTCTTGCAGCCATCAGTGATGAATTTTTCCTGGTGTACCTGGTCGTATCCCAGTGCGATAATGTCGGGCTTTACCCGCGATACTGTCTTGAAAATGTCACCTTCGCTACCAATCAAGCACAGATCCACCATTGAGAGCGAACCAATGAGTTCCTGTCTCTGTTCTTCTGCGTGGAGAGGCCTTCTTTTTTTCATTTTTACTGCGGTGTTGCCTGTGGCAATTACTACTACTAGCACATCGCCAAGCGCTTTGGCAGCATTTAGTGTGTAAATGTGGCCTGGATGTATGATATCAAAGACTCCGCCAGCCAAGACAACGTGCAGTGCGCTTCTGCCAAACTCTGTTAGGGCGTTGTTTTCTGATATCATTAGATTTTTTTTCAATACTGTAATTCTTTCTTGGATGTAGGATTCTGAAAGATTTGTGCGCCTAATTGTGTGCTCTATTGGGTTTTGTCCTGTCAGCGAGCAGACATAGAGCGATGATAAGATTCCCTTGTCTATTACGTCCAAAGCATTAGCTCTACTTTGTTGTGGTTTTTAATTTGTTCTATAGTTCTGGCTCTATTCCCTTGGCCATTCGCAGTGCATCTACCAGTCCGTCTGCATACCCTATAGACAATATTGCAAGCTCGTCCTGGCCTTGCGAGTAGAACCGCTCTGCGTCCTTGATGTACAAGTCTGCATTTTCTAGAACACCTGCAAATTCCTTTGAATCCTTGTAGTGTGGGGTGATCTGGTCCAGTGCTCGCCGGACCATCGGGATGTATTTTTTCATCATCTGCGCAGAAATCTTTTCTATTTTTGGAGTGTTGTCATCTGGAATAGTAATACAATGCCCTAACACCTTTAGTGCGTCGGATTCTGTAAAGTGCATTATTCCTGGAATGATTATTGTGTGAGGCGGTGCACCAAAGTCCTGCTCTACCAAATCCGAGAATTTTGCAGCAATGATTTTTTGGTCGTCTTGGCCTATTCTTGATGCGACAATTCCGTATGTGTCGCCAGAGAAAACTTTGCGGTTTTGCTCTTTTTCCTGGTCCAATAGACTTGATATGGCGTCTTTGGGATCCAAAAAGAAATTCTTGT from Candidatus Nitrosotenuis aquarius encodes:
- a CDS encoding type 1 glutamine amidotransferase, with the protein product MSDVLVIKNAGLEGPGTIGELLESDGYNLQIVSAKRQKIPELDHAMVLVLGAPESANDDLQYLRDEMSLIQAAVQKNIPTLGVCLGSQLIAKAFGAKVYPGPKKEIGFYHDVTPDKAAKSSLFSGMSDPFSVFHWHGDTFDIPSGGQRLAYSELYNQAFQYGSAVAVQFHLEVDSEIIRSWLDNTQENLNVSYLDPKKIRSDIDDNINTIQQNMKLFYKNFKSEFKL
- a CDS encoding class I SAM-dependent methyltransferase; the encoded protein is MGLGSYWGEVIEVLRQIIPIYDKVNSYISLGKDKEHRIRGITNRVIPGNNILDAGSGFGNMSKTAEKICNGDITITLYDPLVPMLKNTSTYFAKTPDMSCGVFEHIPFKEEQFDAVLCGYSLRDAINLRIAISEIHRVLKKGGRFVIVDLGKPDGAVARAGVSFYLRAILPIIAFIVGGRLGLKFGTLYGTYKRWPQNKKLKGLLLEKFSHVEFDTDLMGGAIMVAAYK
- a CDS encoding 3-hydroxypropionate--CoA ligase, whose amino-acid sequence is MNTQKIFDETMKTDHKVITEEVSKSILKSYGVKVPPYALAKTAKEAVKASKKIGFPLVMKIVSPQILHKTDAGGVKVGVANEKEVRKTFDQILKSVKKYNKKAEIKGVLLEKMVPKGVEMIVGLQVDPQFGPVIMAGLGGVMTEVFKDVAWRMLPITEADAKSMIEELKSSKLFKGFRGSAPINMDMVAKALVQIGKIGTYNASYINSIDFNPIVVYPKSYYVVDAKIILAKEPNKNAISTAQPNAEFMEKFFTPSSVALVGASATPGKVGNSVLDSLAKHDYKGTVYPINPKSEEILGVKCYPTIEAIPGNVDLVVVCVDLSVTPPVLESCAKKGIHNVVIVSGGGKELGGERAAYEAQVKELSEKHKIRIIGPNCIGMFNAANRLDCAFQGQERMVRAKLGNVALLSQSGTMGISFLESADSFGLSKMVSYGNRSDVDEADMIWYLASDPQTKVIALYVEGFGDGRKFIETAKRVMAEKKKPVVIWKSGRTEAGAKQAASHTGSLGGSNAIIMGAFKQAGIISVDSYQELVAVTKALAWQPAAKGNRVAMCSNGAGPMIGGIDQFERLGLQLATISPKILEEMKAHFPPTYVIGKGNPADVTGGANAEDYRYTIEKFYEEPNVDIVMPWFVFQDDPLEETIIQHLANFSKQQKKPLLVGGNGGPYTKKISALIEKEGVPVYDDLRDWMAAASALAQWGKHL
- a CDS encoding Glu/Leu/Phe/Val family dehydrogenase; this translates as MVQADPFKNALKQLDDACSILKIDKGTRDYLAEPNKVLRVKLPVKMDNGKIRTFIGFRSQHNNDRGPYKGGIRYFDPEGGVEYMEKEVKALSSWMTWKCAVVDVPLGGGKGGIFVNPKKEKLSEGELERLTRRFAYAISEIIGPQKDIPAPDVYTTGKEMSQIMDVYGKLAGNEYQPGVITGKPLSLGGSLARNVATGLGCAYCIRDAAKTIGLKLKGAKVVIQGYGNAGTFAAEYLEKMGAKIIAVSDTKGSIINPKGLDSKKVLEFKNKTGSVVGYPGSKKITTEQLLTTKCDVLVPAALENQINASIAKKLQCRIIAEAANGPTMPEADPIIYQKKILVIPDILANSGGVCISYLEWVQNNMGYYWSFDEVAKKMEDHITRGLRDTLALSKKHKIDMRRAAMVLAVGRVVEAFKAKGLWP
- a CDS encoding archaeal proteasome endopeptidase complex subunit alpha yields the protein MMPARGYDMTPTMYSPDGRIYQVEYAIETVKRGTLAVGVKSKDGVVMAVEEIPRKLQVSGITQKIFQVDDHIGIAAAGYIPDARVQVDDARTFSQSHKLIYDEEVEVETVAKHLADRCHQYTQYSGVRPFGVALIISGVDQSGNRIYVTDPSGTFVSYAAVAIGAGADDVNTFLEKNYADEMSLEDASALAIAAIELRAEAKEEKSIKMSRITKQNRILEKVSDADVEKYSAAAKTKYPKPN
- a CDS encoding PPOX class F420-dependent oxidoreductase; the encoded protein is MSSDNLAILDKHKYINLETYKKNGQGVKTPVWFMVSDGLVFVLTTKNTGKVKRLKNNQSVKIMPCGMRGESKGEWIDGTARFATESETQNAIKLRHKKYGLRAKLVGMFIKKEDPVVIAIQI
- a CDS encoding MFS transporter; the protein is MNRIILLLNITGLLIGVSYGIHNPIVPIFAKNEIGASYAELGLIGLANFVPYMLIPVFVGMLLHRFNSGVLLCIGVTINTASVFLLSLAKTVPEVMILRAITGVAHAFFWPPAEAIISGASEGNARVKNIARFTGFFVAGFMIGPLIGTFLLEGLDVSYRALFEIATFVMASAIIFSIQLTKKHIQKENSTFSLSAIKQVVKFPVIIMILIYCASSFGMILTIYPAFLNDRTMSATEIEILYFVFGASRVVTLALTDRLARHTSATLVASTGTIAAGLAISFVSHSMLEFSVAMLLMGFGFSIIFPLTLEIILRKTSKETQGITIGAYETTFGIGWSIGPIAAGLISEFSGNAMPYLVFFALGLGITAVSAAKKKYLEPRAA
- a CDS encoding ArsR/SmtB family transcription factor, which translates into the protein MVARKSGSARIPDRDAKRLLLYVFTGTRGGFTRLQIIRILSDTPMNPNQLAQEMGLDYKAIAHHLNALSKNNLVTKLGEKYGATYHLSNYLEANILALDDVVAKLARQMSRKIVYI